A genomic region of Gossypium hirsutum isolate 1008001.06 chromosome D01, Gossypium_hirsutum_v2.1, whole genome shotgun sequence contains the following coding sequences:
- the LOC107921285 gene encoding uncharacterized protein isoform X1 gives MFGNYHRKLSYLGENQKERSGSISEELGSFSLYEHGNFLKAVLERYSIIEVLAMDSGNSSSMISSSGGDEEYDSRPESVAAFLNASSHFNPLSNQQPSLVHHQNQPLTFFDPIPSLNYFNQFSQSQPRNSLLNFDGVRPRMSMRSEPNCIEFNNLPGSSLSSQSIIGSQGFNQGSFPSTTSMQSTSVHENGVRSSTQSDQKTSVVKNPKKRTRASRRAPTTVLTTDTTNFRAMVQEFTGIPAPPFSGSSYSRRLDLFGSGSRSSHLEPLASLYPLCPSAKRVQTTPFVSSSSPLLDAANITNTTSDTTVNPTAFNPSSSNYQLPGDIGLIKEPHNMSNLQNQSPILSFQSFLDPPPLHPSLNLPGFGVKSQGSSAMPSIDELGLSHGHGNASVGGLQSHGVGLNDGNQEHLRPLDGSYGNTDHNSHRVNSCKMNYSASSSAFHHDKGLDTVSSRTEGTLDSWICPAE, from the exons ATGTTTGGAAACTATCATAGAAAGTTATCTTATTTGGGTGAAAATCAAAAGGAAAGATCAGGGTCGATATCAGAGGAATTGGGAAGCTTTAGCCTCTATGAACATGGCAACTTTCTCAAAGCTGTTTTAGAAAGat ATAGTATAATCGAAGTTCTCGCTATGGATTCTGGTAACAGTAGTAGTATGATATCTTCAAGTGGTGGTGATGAAGAGTATGACTCAAGGCCTGAGTCCGTCGCAGCTTTTTTGAACGCTTCAAGCCATTTTAATCCCTTGTCAAATCAACAACCGTCACTTGTCCACCACCAAAACCAGCCACTCACTTTCTTTGATCCTATTCCTTCGCTAAATTATTTCAAccaattttctcaatctcaaccAAGAAATTCACTGCTAAATTTTGATGGTGTTAGGCCTCGAATGAGTATGAGATCCGAACCCAACTGTATTGAATTTAATAACCTACCAGGCTCATCTTTATCAAGCCAGTCTATCATAGGTTCACAAGGATTTAATCAAGGTTCATTTCCAAGCACAACATCGATGCAATCAACATCAGTTCATGAGAATGGTGTTAGATCTTCAACACAGTCGGATCAGAAAACAAGTGTTGTAAAGAACCCCAAGAAACGAACAAGAGCGTCAAGGAGAGCACCAACTACAGTTCTCACCACCGACACAACCAATTTTAGAGCAATGGTGCAAGAATTCACTGGAATACCTGCACCACCATTTTCAGGTTCATCATATTCTCGAAGGCTGGACCTTTTTGGATCTGGCTCACGGTCCAGTCATTTGGAACCTTTAGCTTCTCTCTACCCTTTATGTCCCTCGGCTAAAAGGGTTCAGACGACTCCATTTGTATCCTCATCTTCTCCTTTACTTGATGCTGCTAATATTACCAATACTACAAGCGATACCACCGTTAATCCTACTGCTTTCAATCCTAGTTCTAGTAACTATCAACTCCCTGGTGATATAGGCTTAATAAAGGAGCCTCATAATATGTCAAACTTGCAGAACCAGAGCCCCATACTATCGTTCCAGTCCTTTCTAGACCCTCCTCCGTTACACCCATCTCTTAATTTGCCTGGTTTCGGTGTGAAGTCCCAGGGAAGCTCAGCCATGCCTTCCATTGATGAACTGGGGTTGAGCCATGGTCATGGTAATGCAAGCGTCGGTGGCTTACAAAGTCATGGGGTTGGCTTGAACGATGGGAACCAAGAGCATTTGAGACCTTTAGATGGGAGTTATGGTAATACTGATCATAATTCACACAGAGTTAACAGCTGCAAAATGAACTACTCAGCGTCCTCATCAGCTTTCCACCATGACAAGGGATTGGACACCGTTTCTTCAAGAACCGAAGGTACCCTTGATTCATGGATTTGTCCTGCAGAATAG
- the LOC107921285 gene encoding uncharacterized protein isoform X2: MDSGNSSSMISSSGGDEEYDSRPESVAAFLNASSHFNPLSNQQPSLVHHQNQPLTFFDPIPSLNYFNQFSQSQPRNSLLNFDGVRPRMSMRSEPNCIEFNNLPGSSLSSQSIIGSQGFNQGSFPSTTSMQSTSVHENGVRSSTQSDQKTSVVKNPKKRTRASRRAPTTVLTTDTTNFRAMVQEFTGIPAPPFSGSSYSRRLDLFGSGSRSSHLEPLASLYPLCPSAKRVQTTPFVSSSSPLLDAANITNTTSDTTVNPTAFNPSSSNYQLPGDIGLIKEPHNMSNLQNQSPILSFQSFLDPPPLHPSLNLPGFGVKSQGSSAMPSIDELGLSHGHGNASVGGLQSHGVGLNDGNQEHLRPLDGSYGNTDHNSHRVNSCKMNYSASSSAFHHDKGLDTVSSRTEGTLDSWICPAE, from the coding sequence ATGGATTCTGGTAACAGTAGTAGTATGATATCTTCAAGTGGTGGTGATGAAGAGTATGACTCAAGGCCTGAGTCCGTCGCAGCTTTTTTGAACGCTTCAAGCCATTTTAATCCCTTGTCAAATCAACAACCGTCACTTGTCCACCACCAAAACCAGCCACTCACTTTCTTTGATCCTATTCCTTCGCTAAATTATTTCAAccaattttctcaatctcaaccAAGAAATTCACTGCTAAATTTTGATGGTGTTAGGCCTCGAATGAGTATGAGATCCGAACCCAACTGTATTGAATTTAATAACCTACCAGGCTCATCTTTATCAAGCCAGTCTATCATAGGTTCACAAGGATTTAATCAAGGTTCATTTCCAAGCACAACATCGATGCAATCAACATCAGTTCATGAGAATGGTGTTAGATCTTCAACACAGTCGGATCAGAAAACAAGTGTTGTAAAGAACCCCAAGAAACGAACAAGAGCGTCAAGGAGAGCACCAACTACAGTTCTCACCACCGACACAACCAATTTTAGAGCAATGGTGCAAGAATTCACTGGAATACCTGCACCACCATTTTCAGGTTCATCATATTCTCGAAGGCTGGACCTTTTTGGATCTGGCTCACGGTCCAGTCATTTGGAACCTTTAGCTTCTCTCTACCCTTTATGTCCCTCGGCTAAAAGGGTTCAGACGACTCCATTTGTATCCTCATCTTCTCCTTTACTTGATGCTGCTAATATTACCAATACTACAAGCGATACCACCGTTAATCCTACTGCTTTCAATCCTAGTTCTAGTAACTATCAACTCCCTGGTGATATAGGCTTAATAAAGGAGCCTCATAATATGTCAAACTTGCAGAACCAGAGCCCCATACTATCGTTCCAGTCCTTTCTAGACCCTCCTCCGTTACACCCATCTCTTAATTTGCCTGGTTTCGGTGTGAAGTCCCAGGGAAGCTCAGCCATGCCTTCCATTGATGAACTGGGGTTGAGCCATGGTCATGGTAATGCAAGCGTCGGTGGCTTACAAAGTCATGGGGTTGGCTTGAACGATGGGAACCAAGAGCATTTGAGACCTTTAGATGGGAGTTATGGTAATACTGATCATAATTCACACAGAGTTAACAGCTGCAAAATGAACTACTCAGCGTCCTCATCAGCTTTCCACCATGACAAGGGATTGGACACCGTTTCTTCAAGAACCGAAGGTACCCTTGATTCATGGATTTGTCCTGCAGAATAG